One segment of Lepus europaeus isolate LE1 chromosome 16, mLepTim1.pri, whole genome shotgun sequence DNA contains the following:
- the TRMT9B gene encoding probable tRNA methyltransferase 9B isoform X5 produces MARVLVPGGRLMIYVWAMEQKNRHFEKQDVLVPWNRAFCAQPFPESSQPGRRRLCGHGESSRPYPAACSECSCAVCYKEPCASRRSHSVDCEPVMARTCCANISKEGEEENGFYNSLGKSFRSWFSSRSLDESTLRKQIEKVRPLRNTDGRAEGTVSVQPCRRSSFDFNHREPFCTRQQSLDEEVFVETPSPKHLEWPGAGTGNCPQGLAPVWHGGIFTKRWNGAVRRNGGGDFLESAHPNENCVRAGELEEGTPSSTGRILRRIPALESADSNPDHAASVQAQQPDLSDPGAFMRYYHVFREGELSRLLAENVSELRILSAGNDHGNWCIIAEKRESCD; encoded by the coding sequence ATGGCCAGAGTCCTAGTCCCTGGTGGCCGGCTGATGATTTATGTCTGGGCCATGGAGCAGAAGAATCGTCACTTTGAGAAGCAGGACGTGCTGGTCCCGTGGAACAGGGCCTTCTGTGCCCAGCCCTTCCCGGAATCCagccagcctgggagaaggcggTTGTGTGGCCATGGAGAATCAAGCCGTCCCTACCCCGCTGCTTGCTCTGAGTGTAGCTGCGCTGTTTGTTACAAGGAGCCGTGCGCCTCGAGAAGGTCCCACAGCGTGGACTGTGAACCTGTCATGGCGAGAACCTGTTGTGCAAATATTTCCAAGGAAGGCGAGGAAGAAAACGGATTCTATAACTCGCTAGGGAAGTCTTTCCGCTCCTGGTTCTCCTCCAGGTCCCTGGACGAATCCACTCTGAGGAAGCAGATCGAGAAAGTGAGGCCCCTGAGAAACACAGACGGCCGGGCCGAGGGCACCGTCTCCGTGCAGCCTTGCAGACGCTCGAGTTTCGACTTCAACCACCGAGAGCCGTTTTGCACAAGACAGCAAAGCCTAGATGAGGAAGTGTTTGTGGAAACGCCTTCCCCAAAGCATCTGGAGTGGCCGGGAGCAGGGACTGGGAACTGCCCGCAGGGACTCGCGCCAGTGTGGCATGGGGGCATCTTTACCAAGCGTTGGAACGGAGCAGTTAGGAGAAACGGAGGCGGGGATTTCCTGGAGAGCGCTCATCCCAATGAGAACTGTGTGCGTGCAGGGGAGCTAGAAGAAGGTACCCCTTCTTCTACCGGGAGAATACTGAGGCGGATTCCGGCGCTGGAATCCGCAGATTCCAACCCGGACCACGCGGCTTCTGTCCAAGCACAGCAGCCTGACCTTTCGGACCCGGGAGCCTTCATGCGCTACTACCACGTGTTCCGCGAAGGCGAGCTCAGCCGCCTGCTGGCGGAGAACGTGTCCGAGCTTCGCATTCTGAGCGCTGGGAACGACCATGGCAACTGGTGCATCATTGCGGAGAAGAGGGAGAGCTGCGACTGA
- the TRMT9B gene encoding probable tRNA methyltransferase 9B isoform X2 translates to MDQEATQLEKQHVHAVYESTAPYFSDLQSKAWPRVRQFLQEQKPGSLVADIGCGTGKYLKVNSQVHALGCDYCGPLVEIARNRGCEVMRRIRAIKEMARVLVPGGRLMIYVWAMEQKNRHFEKQDVLVPWNRAFCAQPFPESSQPGRRRLCGHGESSRPYPAACSECSCAVCYKEPCASRRSHSVDCEPVMARTCCANISKEGEEENGFYNSLGKSFRSWFSSRSLDESTLRKQIEKVRPLRNTDGRAEGTVSVQPCRRSSFDFNHREPFCTRQQSLDEEVFVETPSPKHLEWPGAGTGNCPQGLAPVWHGGIFTKRWNGAVRRNGGGDFLESAHPNENCVRAGELEEGTPSSTGRILRRIPALESADSNPDHAASVQAQQPDLSDPGAFMRYYHVFREGELSRLLAENVSELRILSAGNDHGNWCIIAEKRESCD, encoded by the exons ATGGATCAGGAAGCCACCCAGCTGGAGAAGCAGCACGTGCACGCCGTGTATGAGAGCACCGCCCCTTACTTCAGCGACCTGCAAAGCAAAGCCTGGCCCCGCGTCCGCCAGTTCCTCCAGGAGCAGAAGCCGGGCAGCCTCGTCGCTGACATAG GTTGTGGGACTGGAAAGTATCTTAAAGTGAACAGCCAGGTGCATGCCCTGGGCTGTGACTACTGTGGGCCATTGGTAGAGATTGCCCGGAATAGAGGATGTGAAGTCATG AGACGAATCAGAGCGATCAAAGAGATGGCCAGAGTCCTAGTCCCTGGTGGCCGGCTGATGATTTATGTCTGGGCCATGGAGCAGAAGAATCGTCACTTTGAGAAGCAGGACGTGCTGGTCCCGTGGAACAGGGCCTTCTGTGCCCAGCCCTTCCCGGAATCCagccagcctgggagaaggcggTTGTGTGGCCATGGAGAATCAAGCCGTCCCTACCCCGCTGCTTGCTCTGAGTGTAGCTGCGCTGTTTGTTACAAGGAGCCGTGCGCCTCGAGAAGGTCCCACAGCGTGGACTGTGAACCTGTCATGGCGAGAACCTGTTGTGCAAATATTTCCAAGGAAGGCGAGGAAGAAAACGGATTCTATAACTCGCTAGGGAAGTCTTTCCGCTCCTGGTTCTCCTCCAGGTCCCTGGACGAATCCACTCTGAGGAAGCAGATCGAGAAAGTGAGGCCCCTGAGAAACACAGACGGCCGGGCCGAGGGCACCGTCTCCGTGCAGCCTTGCAGACGCTCGAGTTTCGACTTCAACCACCGAGAGCCGTTTTGCACAAGACAGCAAAGCCTAGATGAGGAAGTGTTTGTGGAAACGCCTTCCCCAAAGCATCTGGAGTGGCCGGGAGCAGGGACTGGGAACTGCCCGCAGGGACTCGCGCCAGTGTGGCATGGGGGCATCTTTACCAAGCGTTGGAACGGAGCAGTTAGGAGAAACGGAGGCGGGGATTTCCTGGAGAGCGCTCATCCCAATGAGAACTGTGTGCGTGCAGGGGAGCTAGAAGAAGGTACCCCTTCTTCTACCGGGAGAATACTGAGGCGGATTCCGGCGCTGGAATCCGCAGATTCCAACCCGGACCACGCGGCTTCTGTCCAAGCACAGCAGCCTGACCTTTCGGACCCGGGAGCCTTCATGCGCTACTACCACGTGTTCCGCGAAGGCGAGCTCAGCCGCCTGCTGGCGGAGAACGTGTCCGAGCTTCGCATTCTGAGCGCTGGGAACGACCATGGCAACTGGTGCATCATTGCGGAGAAGAGGGAGAGCTGCGACTGA
- the TRMT9B gene encoding probable tRNA methyltransferase 9B isoform X3: MEGEAAVLDFQDQPRVWKQTVAGEHFSERQRGPEEGAARETHSGKIIHHFSTKQRRIRAIKEMARVLVPGGRLMIYVWAMEQKNRHFEKQDVLVPWNRAFCAQPFPESSQPGRRRLCGHGESSRPYPAACSECSCAVCYKEPCASRRSHSVDCEPVMARTCCANISKEGEEENGFYNSLGKSFRSWFSSRSLDESTLRKQIEKVRPLRNTDGRAEGTVSVQPCRRSSFDFNHREPFCTRQQSLDEEVFVETPSPKHLEWPGAGTGNCPQGLAPVWHGGIFTKRWNGAVRRNGGGDFLESAHPNENCVRAGELEEGTPSSTGRILRRIPALESADSNPDHAASVQAQQPDLSDPGAFMRYYHVFREGELSRLLAENVSELRILSAGNDHGNWCIIAEKRESCD, translated from the exons atggagggggaagcagCTGTGTTAGACTTTCAAGACCAGCCCAGAGTTTGGAAGCAAACGGTGGCAGGAGAACATTTCAGTGAGAGACAGCGAGGACCTGAGGAAGGAGCTGCACGCGAGACCCACTCGGGAAAAA tCATACATCATTTTTCTACAAAACAGAGACGAATCAGAGCGATCAAAGAGATGGCCAGAGTCCTAGTCCCTGGTGGCCGGCTGATGATTTATGTCTGGGCCATGGAGCAGAAGAATCGTCACTTTGAGAAGCAGGACGTGCTGGTCCCGTGGAACAGGGCCTTCTGTGCCCAGCCCTTCCCGGAATCCagccagcctgggagaaggcggTTGTGTGGCCATGGAGAATCAAGCCGTCCCTACCCCGCTGCTTGCTCTGAGTGTAGCTGCGCTGTTTGTTACAAGGAGCCGTGCGCCTCGAGAAGGTCCCACAGCGTGGACTGTGAACCTGTCATGGCGAGAACCTGTTGTGCAAATATTTCCAAGGAAGGCGAGGAAGAAAACGGATTCTATAACTCGCTAGGGAAGTCTTTCCGCTCCTGGTTCTCCTCCAGGTCCCTGGACGAATCCACTCTGAGGAAGCAGATCGAGAAAGTGAGGCCCCTGAGAAACACAGACGGCCGGGCCGAGGGCACCGTCTCCGTGCAGCCTTGCAGACGCTCGAGTTTCGACTTCAACCACCGAGAGCCGTTTTGCACAAGACAGCAAAGCCTAGATGAGGAAGTGTTTGTGGAAACGCCTTCCCCAAAGCATCTGGAGTGGCCGGGAGCAGGGACTGGGAACTGCCCGCAGGGACTCGCGCCAGTGTGGCATGGGGGCATCTTTACCAAGCGTTGGAACGGAGCAGTTAGGAGAAACGGAGGCGGGGATTTCCTGGAGAGCGCTCATCCCAATGAGAACTGTGTGCGTGCAGGGGAGCTAGAAGAAGGTACCCCTTCTTCTACCGGGAGAATACTGAGGCGGATTCCGGCGCTGGAATCCGCAGATTCCAACCCGGACCACGCGGCTTCTGTCCAAGCACAGCAGCCTGACCTTTCGGACCCGGGAGCCTTCATGCGCTACTACCACGTGTTCCGCGAAGGCGAGCTCAGCCGCCTGCTGGCGGAGAACGTGTCCGAGCTTCGCATTCTGAGCGCTGGGAACGACCATGGCAACTGGTGCATCATTGCGGAGAAGAGGGAGAGCTGCGACTGA
- the TRMT9B gene encoding probable tRNA methyltransferase 9B isoform X4, producing MPKMEETYRPEIYTVIHHFSTKQRRIRAIKEMARVLVPGGRLMIYVWAMEQKNRHFEKQDVLVPWNRAFCAQPFPESSQPGRRRLCGHGESSRPYPAACSECSCAVCYKEPCASRRSHSVDCEPVMARTCCANISKEGEEENGFYNSLGKSFRSWFSSRSLDESTLRKQIEKVRPLRNTDGRAEGTVSVQPCRRSSFDFNHREPFCTRQQSLDEEVFVETPSPKHLEWPGAGTGNCPQGLAPVWHGGIFTKRWNGAVRRNGGGDFLESAHPNENCVRAGELEEGTPSSTGRILRRIPALESADSNPDHAASVQAQQPDLSDPGAFMRYYHVFREGELSRLLAENVSELRILSAGNDHGNWCIIAEKRESCD from the exons ATGCCAAAAATGGAAGAAACATACAGGCCTGAAATATACACAG tCATACATCATTTTTCTACAAAACAGAGACGAATCAGAGCGATCAAAGAGATGGCCAGAGTCCTAGTCCCTGGTGGCCGGCTGATGATTTATGTCTGGGCCATGGAGCAGAAGAATCGTCACTTTGAGAAGCAGGACGTGCTGGTCCCGTGGAACAGGGCCTTCTGTGCCCAGCCCTTCCCGGAATCCagccagcctgggagaaggcggTTGTGTGGCCATGGAGAATCAAGCCGTCCCTACCCCGCTGCTTGCTCTGAGTGTAGCTGCGCTGTTTGTTACAAGGAGCCGTGCGCCTCGAGAAGGTCCCACAGCGTGGACTGTGAACCTGTCATGGCGAGAACCTGTTGTGCAAATATTTCCAAGGAAGGCGAGGAAGAAAACGGATTCTATAACTCGCTAGGGAAGTCTTTCCGCTCCTGGTTCTCCTCCAGGTCCCTGGACGAATCCACTCTGAGGAAGCAGATCGAGAAAGTGAGGCCCCTGAGAAACACAGACGGCCGGGCCGAGGGCACCGTCTCCGTGCAGCCTTGCAGACGCTCGAGTTTCGACTTCAACCACCGAGAGCCGTTTTGCACAAGACAGCAAAGCCTAGATGAGGAAGTGTTTGTGGAAACGCCTTCCCCAAAGCATCTGGAGTGGCCGGGAGCAGGGACTGGGAACTGCCCGCAGGGACTCGCGCCAGTGTGGCATGGGGGCATCTTTACCAAGCGTTGGAACGGAGCAGTTAGGAGAAACGGAGGCGGGGATTTCCTGGAGAGCGCTCATCCCAATGAGAACTGTGTGCGTGCAGGGGAGCTAGAAGAAGGTACCCCTTCTTCTACCGGGAGAATACTGAGGCGGATTCCGGCGCTGGAATCCGCAGATTCCAACCCGGACCACGCGGCTTCTGTCCAAGCACAGCAGCCTGACCTTTCGGACCCGGGAGCCTTCATGCGCTACTACCACGTGTTCCGCGAAGGCGAGCTCAGCCGCCTGCTGGCGGAGAACGTGTCCGAGCTTCGCATTCTGAGCGCTGGGAACGACCATGGCAACTGGTGCATCATTGCGGAGAAGAGGGAGAGCTGCGACTGA
- the TRMT9B gene encoding probable tRNA methyltransferase 9B isoform X1, translating into MDQEATQLEKQHVHAVYESTAPYFSDLQSKAWPRVRQFLQEQKPGSLVADIGCGTGKYLKVNSQVHALGCDYCGPLVEIARNRGCEVMVCDNLNLPFRDQGFDAIISIGVIHHFSTKQRRIRAIKEMARVLVPGGRLMIYVWAMEQKNRHFEKQDVLVPWNRAFCAQPFPESSQPGRRRLCGHGESSRPYPAACSECSCAVCYKEPCASRRSHSVDCEPVMARTCCANISKEGEEENGFYNSLGKSFRSWFSSRSLDESTLRKQIEKVRPLRNTDGRAEGTVSVQPCRRSSFDFNHREPFCTRQQSLDEEVFVETPSPKHLEWPGAGTGNCPQGLAPVWHGGIFTKRWNGAVRRNGGGDFLESAHPNENCVRAGELEEGTPSSTGRILRRIPALESADSNPDHAASVQAQQPDLSDPGAFMRYYHVFREGELSRLLAENVSELRILSAGNDHGNWCIIAEKRESCD; encoded by the exons ATGGATCAGGAAGCCACCCAGCTGGAGAAGCAGCACGTGCACGCCGTGTATGAGAGCACCGCCCCTTACTTCAGCGACCTGCAAAGCAAAGCCTGGCCCCGCGTCCGCCAGTTCCTCCAGGAGCAGAAGCCGGGCAGCCTCGTCGCTGACATAG GTTGTGGGACTGGAAAGTATCTTAAAGTGAACAGCCAGGTGCATGCCCTGGGCTGTGACTACTGTGGGCCATTGGTAGAGATTGCCCGGAATAGAGGATGTGAAGTCATGGTATGTGACAACCTTAATCTCCCCTTTAGGGATCAGGGCTTCGATGCCATCATCTCCATAGGAG tCATACATCATTTTTCTACAAAACAGAGACGAATCAGAGCGATCAAAGAGATGGCCAGAGTCCTAGTCCCTGGTGGCCGGCTGATGATTTATGTCTGGGCCATGGAGCAGAAGAATCGTCACTTTGAGAAGCAGGACGTGCTGGTCCCGTGGAACAGGGCCTTCTGTGCCCAGCCCTTCCCGGAATCCagccagcctgggagaaggcggTTGTGTGGCCATGGAGAATCAAGCCGTCCCTACCCCGCTGCTTGCTCTGAGTGTAGCTGCGCTGTTTGTTACAAGGAGCCGTGCGCCTCGAGAAGGTCCCACAGCGTGGACTGTGAACCTGTCATGGCGAGAACCTGTTGTGCAAATATTTCCAAGGAAGGCGAGGAAGAAAACGGATTCTATAACTCGCTAGGGAAGTCTTTCCGCTCCTGGTTCTCCTCCAGGTCCCTGGACGAATCCACTCTGAGGAAGCAGATCGAGAAAGTGAGGCCCCTGAGAAACACAGACGGCCGGGCCGAGGGCACCGTCTCCGTGCAGCCTTGCAGACGCTCGAGTTTCGACTTCAACCACCGAGAGCCGTTTTGCACAAGACAGCAAAGCCTAGATGAGGAAGTGTTTGTGGAAACGCCTTCCCCAAAGCATCTGGAGTGGCCGGGAGCAGGGACTGGGAACTGCCCGCAGGGACTCGCGCCAGTGTGGCATGGGGGCATCTTTACCAAGCGTTGGAACGGAGCAGTTAGGAGAAACGGAGGCGGGGATTTCCTGGAGAGCGCTCATCCCAATGAGAACTGTGTGCGTGCAGGGGAGCTAGAAGAAGGTACCCCTTCTTCTACCGGGAGAATACTGAGGCGGATTCCGGCGCTGGAATCCGCAGATTCCAACCCGGACCACGCGGCTTCTGTCCAAGCACAGCAGCCTGACCTTTCGGACCCGGGAGCCTTCATGCGCTACTACCACGTGTTCCGCGAAGGCGAGCTCAGCCGCCTGCTGGCGGAGAACGTGTCCGAGCTTCGCATTCTGAGCGCTGGGAACGACCATGGCAACTGGTGCATCATTGCGGAGAAGAGGGAGAGCTGCGACTGA